The DNA region CACGCCATCGTCGCGGGCCGCTCCGGCGCCGATTACGCCGCCGACACCCATTGGCTCAGCGATCATTTCATCCCCACCGTGGCGCGCCGCGGGACCGCGATCATCGAAGCGCGCGGCGCCAGTTCGGCCGCCTCGGCCGCGAACGGGGCCATCGACCACGTCGACGACTGGGTGCACGGCACCGGCGACGGTGACTGGACCTCGGTGGCGTTGCCCTCCCCTGGCGTCTACGGGGTCGACGAGGGACTGGTGTGCTCGTTCCCGTGCCGTTCCGTCGACGGCCAATGGCAGATCGTCGAGGACTTGGACCTCAACGCCTTCTCGCGGTCCCGCATCGACGCCTCGGTGGCCGAGTTGCGCTCCGAACGGGACGCGGTCGCCGCCCTCGGTCTGCTGCCGTCCTAGCGGGTGTCGATGTCCACGCCCGTGGCGAGGTCCGCGCATTCGACCGCCACCACATCCGCGCGCGCGGCGAGGAAGTCCCGGGCGCCGTGATCGCCGTGCAGACAGGCGATCACCGCGGGCCAGTGGGCCCGCGCGATGACCACGGGATGGCCGGGCCGTCCGTCGAAAACAGCACGGGCCAGCCCGGATTCGCCGGCTCGCGCCGCCGCCAGTAGCCGCGCCACCACGTCGGCCCCGACATCTGGGGTGTCCACGACGTGCAGCACCGCGTATCGCCCGGCCGCGGCGGCCAACCCGGCGCGTACCGAGGCGCTCATTCCCGCCGACCAGTCCTCGGCGATCACCGCGCGGGCGGGTGGGGGTACCTCGACAATCGCGGCACCCAGCACCACCAGCACCTCGTCGCAGCCGCCATCGGTCAGCGCGGCTATCCCGTGACGCAGCCAATCACCGTCGTCGGCAAGGACTTTCGGCATCCCGTAGCGTGTTCCGGCGCCGGCGGCCAGCAGAATCCCCACCGCCGAGCCAGGCTCGGACACGGCGCCTACTCCAACTGATCGCGCAACCGGCCCAGGGCGCGGGCGAGCAGCCGCGATACATGCATCTGGGAGACGCCGACCCGTTCGGCGATCTGGGTCTGGGTCATCGATTCGAAGAACCGCAACACCACCACGACGCGCTCGCGTTCCGGCAGCGAGTCCAGCAGCGGCCGCAGCGTCTCGCGGTTCTCGATCTGATCCAGCGTGGCGTCCAGGTCGCCGAGGCTGTCGGCGATCGCGGGCGCATCGTCGTCGCCGCCGCCCCCGCCGCTGTCGATCGACAGCGTGTTGTAGGAGCTGCCGGCGACCAGACCTTCGATCACTTCCTCGCGGTCCATCTCGAGTTCGGCGGCCAGTTCGGTGGCCGTCGGTGCCCGGCCCAGTCGCTGGGACAGTTCGGCGGTGGCGGTGCCCAACCGCAGGTGCAGTTCCTTGAGCCGCCGCGGTACCTTCACCGACCAGCTGTTGTCCCGGAAGTGTCGGCGCACCTCGCCCATGATGGTCGGCACGGCGAAGGACACGAAGTCCGAACCCGTCTCGACATCGAACCGGATCACCGCGTTCACCAGACCCACCCGGGCCACCTGGACCAGGTCGTCGCGCGGCTCACCGCGACCGTCGAAGCGACGGGCAATGTGGTCGGCCAGCGGCAGACAGCGCTCCACGATGCTGTCCCGCTTGCGGCGGAACTGCGCGGAGTCCGGCGTCAGCTTGGCCAACTCCCGGAACATGTCCAGGACATCGGCGTACTCGGAGCTCGATCGCGAGGACGAGCGGCGGGCGGAGGACGTCACCTCGCGGGGCTCACTCGCCTGGTGGTCAGCGCGATGCCGAACACCGGCACTGTTCCCTCGATGTCGGCGCCGTCGCGGAACGTCCGTACCTCATCGGTCAGCGACGTCAGCACATGCCAGCTGAAGCTGCCCGAGGGCAGGATGTCGTCGGTGGCCGTCGTGGCGGTCGACACCTCGACCACGACCTCGTTGGGGCGGGGGTCGAACACCAGGACCAACGACGCGTCCGGCCCGGCCGAGCGGATCAACCTCGTACAGGCCTCGTCGACGGCGAGCCGAAGGTCCGCCACCGTGTCGAGGTCAAGGTCCTCGAAGGTGCTGACCGCGCCGATGATGGTCCGCAACACCGCGAGGCTCTCCAGTTGCGCGGCCACTCGCACCTCGACCGCACCGGGGCTTCGAGGGGAGCGGGAGTCGACGCGGGGTTCCGCGCTTTCGGCATTCGACATGTGTTGGCCTCCCGGCAATATCGACCTGAGACTACCGCAGCCCGATGGTCGGTTACGCACGCCAGCAACCTTGCACTGACGCACAGAATTGGTCATGAATTTCGCTACAAGTCATCGTGGCTGCCGAGTACCCCAACCGGACCGCGACCAAAACGGTGCGCTGCGGCCCGCACGCCAATGAGATCCTGAGGTGACCGCATCCTCAATGCCGCTGTCGCCAAGAGTGCTTCGGCTCACCGCGCTGGTGTCATTCGATGCTCAGCTGCCAAGGATCGGCCCCACCATCGGTGACACACCCATCAGGGCGACCAGCATCACCATCATCAGAAACCAGCCCGCGCCCTGCCACCCCCACCAGGTGCCCTCGACCCGCCAGACGCGGTAGGTGCGGTAGAACGCATACAGACCCGAGACCACCAGGATCGCCGGGGCCCCGAGACCGAAGATCGCGCGGACCGGGGTGCCGCAGGACCCGGTGTTGGCCGCGTCGTCGCAGCCACCGACGAGCACGGCCCCGACAATCAGGAAAGCCACCCCGATCAGGGTGGCCACGCCGGCAAATCGGATCGCCGACCGGACCTCGTCGTCCATCTGTCCCAGCCGATCGCCGCGTCCCCGCCGCTCTGACGTGCCCATGGCCTTCATATCCTCTGCATCCTCGGTTCCGTGTGGCTTCAGTGTGCCCTGCCGATGCGATCCCTATCCAAGGTGGTTGCCGTGTTCCCCCTCGGCCACGCCGGTAAACGTGCACCAGAGCGCTGCTGCGCGGCCCTTGTCACCGGCTGCGCCTAGCATCCGGGGCGTGCTGCGGATCAGGGTTCTCAAGGTGGCCGTGGTGCTGGCGGCCGCGGCGGCCGCTGGCGCCCATCTGGCGGGCGTCGACCCGTGGTGGTGTGTGGCGATCGGCGCCGGTTCCCCGCTGGCCGCCTACGCCGCACCCCGGTTCGTGCGCGGCACGCTGGCCGGTCTTGGCACCCCCGGAAAGCGGGAGCGGCCCGAGGAGGCCATGACCGGCCTGGAGTTCGAGGATTACGTGGCCCGGGTGGCGCGCGGCTGCGGAGTCCCGGTGATCATGACGCCGCTGTCCGGCGACTGGGGTGTCGACCTCATCGTCGGCGTGCGGCCCAATCGTATTGCCATTCAATGCAAACGCCAGTCCCGGCCGGTCGGGCCCGGGGCCGTGCAGGAGGTGGTGGCCGGCGCTCCGATGCAAGACTGCGCCACGACCATGGTGGTCTCCAACCAACCGTTCACCCCGGCGGCGCAACGGTTGGCCGAATTGCACGGCACCACGTTGGTCGGCGGCAGCGACCTCCGCCACCTGCGGGCCACCATCCGGCGCTTGACCACGCTGGGTGCGCGCGCCGACTAGAGCGCTGCCCGCACCGCGGCGACGGCCGCGTCGAGCTCTTGGCGGCCCACCGTCAGCGCCGGCCGGAACCGCACCGAGTCCGTTCCGCAGCCCAGCATGACGACACCGCGGTTCCACAGTCGGCGCAGCAACTCGTCGCGCTGTTCGCGCGAGGGCAGGCTGAACGCGCACATCAGGCCTCGGCCCCGCACGTCGAGGACCGTGTCGGGCCTGTCGTCGGCGAGTTCCTGCAGCCGGCCGAGCAGATGGGCGCCCATGACGGCCGCGTTCTCGAAAAGACCTTCGGCAGCAATGGTTTCGAGGATGCGTCGGCTGCGCACCATGTCGACGAGGTTGCCACCCCAGGTGGAGTTGAGGCGAGAGCTCACCCGGAACACGTTGTCCGGGATCTCGTCGATGCGCCCACCTGCCATCACCCCGCACACCTGGGTCTTCTTCCCGAACGCGACGAGGTCGGGCCGGACCCCCAATTGCTGGTAGGCCCAGGCGGTTCCGGTGAGCCCGCAGCCGGTTTGGACCTCGTCGAAGATCAGCAGCGCGTCGAACTCGTCGCACAGCGCCCGCATCGCGGCGAAGAACTGCGGCCGGAAATGGCGGTCGCCGCCCTCCCCCTGGATCGGCTCGGCGATGAAGCACGCGATGTCGTGCGGATGCGCCTCGAACGCGGCCCGGGCCTGCCGCAGCGCGTCGGCCTCCAGGGCGACGATGTCGGCGCCCGGACGCAGGTACGGCGCATCGATGCGGGGCCAGTCGAAGGTGGGAAACCGGGCGGTTTTGGTCGGATCGGTGTTGGTCAGCGACATCGTGTAGCCGCTGCGGCCATGGAAGGCGCCGCGCAGGTGCAGCACCTTGGTCCCCAAGCCGGCGTCGATGCCGCGCGCCTCGTTGAATCGACTCTTCCAGTCGAACGCGGCCTTCAGGGCGTTCTCGACGGCCAGTGCGCCGCCGTCGACGAAGAACAGGTGCGGCAACGCCGGATCGCCGAGGACCCGCGCGAACGTCTCGACGAACCGGGCCATCGGCACGGTGTAGATGTCGGAGTTGGAGGGCTTGTTGACCGCGACGGCCGCCAACTCCGCGCGGAAGGCGACGTCGTCGGCCAGCGCCGGATGGTTCATTCCCAACGCGGCGGACGCGAAGAAGGTGAACATGTCGAGATAGGTCCGGCCGCTGTGCTCGTCGACCAGGTGGGACCCCCGCGATCGGGTCAGATCGAGCACCATGTCCATGCCGTCCACCAGGATGCTGCGACCGAGCACTTCACGAACGTGCGGCGAGCCCACGCGGCCGACGCCGCCGTCGCTGCACTCAGGAATTATTGCGGTCATGCACGCCATCTTATCGGAAAATATACGGTGGCCGCCCGCCAACGCGCGTAAGACGTCACCCCGCTCGCCACGCCCAGATTCCCCAGATCGCCGTATTATTTATCGAGCGAACCTGCCGATGCCGGAACTATTCCGATATAAAATGCCGGTCGCTGTAGAACGTCTGTAGGATGATCGTGCTGCGTGTCTTGACGTTGGCCGCGGTGCGGATCCGCTGCAGCAGGCCTTCGAGCGCCCGCGCGGATTCCACGTGCACCAACAACACGTAGCTGTCCTCACCGGCGACCGAGTGGCACGATTCGATCTCTTGGAGGTGTTGCAGCCGTGCGGGTGCATCGTCGGGCTCGGAAGGGTCCAGGGGCGTAATGGCCACGAACGCCGACAACTGCTTGCCCAGCGCCTCGGGCGCCACCCGAGCCGTGTACCCCGAAATCACGCCGCGGGATTCCAGCCGCCGGACCCTGGACTGCACCGCCGAGACCGAGAGCCCCGCGGTCGAGGCCAGGTGCGCCAACGTGGCCCGACCGTCGGCAACGAGTTCCCGCAGCAGGGCCCGGTCGATGGCGTCGAGCTCGTCAGCGGCCATTGCCGGAGACTATCGCAGCGGAGTCACACCGTGAGCGCATCGCGACACATCCCCACCTGGCAGCTCCGCGCCCGGTTCGCGGCGGCGTTGTCGGCGATGTACGGCGCCGAGGTACCCGCCTACACCGCGTTGGTCGCCGTCAGCGCGGCGGTCAACGCCGACCACGCCGCGTGGCATCCGCAGGCGCGGCGACTCGGGTCGCTGGACCGGGTCACCGCGGAGCGGCACGGGGCCATCCGCGTCGGCACACCGCGCGAACTGCGCGAGGTGGCGGTGCTGTTCGGCGCCTTCGGCATGTATCCGGTGGGGTTCTACGATCTGCGCGAGGCCGCCGCGCCGGTGCCCGTGATCTCCACGGCGTTTCGCCCGGTCGCACCGGATGAACTGGCGCGCAACCCGTTCCGGGTATTCACCTCGATGCTGGCCACCGCCGACGTGCGGTTCTTCGACCGCGATCTGCAACGCCGCGTGCAGAACTTCCTGGACGCCCGCGCTCTTTTCGACCCGGAGTTGATCGCCCAGGCGCGCGGCATAGCCGCCGACGGGCACTGCCCCGCCGAAACCGCCGACAAGTTCGTCGCGCGCGCGGTATCGGCGTTCGCGCTGTCCGATGATCCGATCGATAAGGGCTGGTACGACGAACTGTCCGCGGTGTCCGCGGTCGCGGCCGACATCGCCGGGGTGCGGACCACCCATATCAACCACCTCACCCCGCGGGTGTTCGACATCGACGAGCTGTACCGCCGGATGTCCGCGCGCGGGATCGAGATGATCGACGCCATCCAGGGTCCGCCGGCCACCCCGGGACCCGCGGTGCTGTTGCGGCAGACCTCGTTTCGAGCGCTGGCCGAACCGCGGCGGTTCCGGCACCGCGACGGGACGGTCCGCGCCGGCACCCTGCGGGTACGGTTCGGCGAGGTCGAGGCCCGCGGTGTGGCCCTGACCCCGAAGGGCCGCGAGCGCTACGACGCGGCGATGGCGGCCCCGGATCCGGCGGCCGCGTGGCCGCAGCACTTCCCGGGTACCGACCGTGAGCTCGCCGACCAACAGCTGGCCTACTACGTCGGCGGTGACCCCACCAAACCGGTTGTCTACGAGGACTTCCTGCCCGCCTCGGCAGCCGGGATCTTCCGCTCCAACCTGGACGCCGAGACCCGGCTCGGCGCCGGCAGCGATGACTCGGAGTATTCGTCGGCGTGGCTGTCCGGCGCGCTGCACACCGAACTGCTCGATCCCTACGCTCTCTACCGGAAGGCGGCAACATGTCCCTGAAGTCCCCGGCGATACAGCTGCCCGGCACCGCACAGCTCCGTGCGCGGGCCGGCGCCGCGCTGCTCGCCCTGGGCGCCGACCCGGCACGCCTCGGCGACGTCGGCGCGCCCGGGCTGCCGGCCAGCACCCCGATCACCGGAGAGCTGCTGTTCCGCGTGCCCGAGACCACGCGGACCGACGCCGATGCCGCGATCGCCCAGGCCGCGCGGGCGTTCACCGGTTGGCGCACCACCCCGGCGCCGGTGCGGGGCGCGCTGGTGGGCCGACTCGGCGAGCTGCTCACCGAGCACAAGGCGGCGCTGGCCGAGCTGGTGACCATCGAGGCCGGCAAGATCACCGCCGAGGCGCTCGGCGAGGTCCAGGAGATGATCGACGTCTGCCAATTTGCGGTCGGGCTCTCCCGGCAGCTCTACGGCAAGACCATCGCCTCGGAACGGCCCGGTCATCGGCTGCTGGAGAGCTGGCATCCGCTCGGCGTCGTCGGGGTCATCACGGCCTTCAACTTCCCCGTGGCGGTATGGGCCTGGAACACCGCGGTGGCGCTGGTGTGCGGCGACACCGTGGTGTGGAAGCCGTCCGAGCTGACCCCGCTGACCGCGATCGCGTGCCAGTCCCTGATCGAGCGCGCCGCCGCCGAGGTGGGTGCGCCACCTGAGGTCAGCTGGCTCCTCGTAGGCGGCCGCGACCTCGGCGAGCAACTGGTCGACGATCCGCGCATCGCGCTGCTCAGCGCCACCGGATCGGTGCGGATGGGGCGGGCGGTCGGCCCGCGGGTCGCGCAACGGTTCGGTCGGTCGTTGCTCGAACTCGGCGGCAACAACGCGGCCGTGGTGACACCGGCGGCCGACCTGGACCTGACGGTCCGCGGCATCGTCTTTGCCGCGGCCGGTACCGCCGGACAGCGGTGCACCACGTTGCGGCGGTTGATCGTGCACCGAACGGTGGCCGACCCGCTGGTCGAGCGCATCGCGACCGCGTATCGCAGTCTGACGGTGGGTGATCCGTTCGCACCGGAAACCCTGGTGGGACCGCTGATCCACGAGACCGCCTACCGGGACATGCGCGGCGCGCTGGCGCAGGCCGAGGCCGACGGCGGTGCGGTGCTCGGCGGCGAGCGCCACGAGTCGCCGAGCGAATGTTTCTACGTCGGTCCCGCCCTGGTGCGGATGCCGAGCCAGACCGAAATCGTCCACGAGGAAACGTTCGCCCCGGTGTTGTACGTGTTGACCTATGACACGCTCGAGGAGGCCATCGAACTCAACAATGCGGTGCCACAGGGACTTTCCTCGGCCATCTTCACCACCGACCTGCGCGAGGCCGAGCGGTTCCTGGCCGCCGACGGCTCGGACTGCGGGATCGCCAACGTCAACATCGGCACCTCGGGCGCCGAGATCGGCGGGGCGTTCGGCGGCGAGAAACACACCGGCGGTGGGCGGGAATCCGGCTCGGATTCCTGGCAGGCCTACATGCGGCGGGCCACCAACACCATCAACTATTCGTCGGAGCTGCCGCTGGCACAGGGGGTTCGGTTCGGCTAGCCAGGCCGCCGCAACCCCAGTCGAAAGTCCTTCGGCATCACGGTGAGCCGCTCGGTGACCGCCAGCCGGTAATCCGGGTCAGCGATCAGGTCATAGCGGCGGATCAGCATGCCCAGCAACAACACCGCCTCGTGCAGCGCGAACTGCCGCCCGATGCAGGACCGTTCACCGGTGCCGAACGGCTTGTACAGCGTGCCGGGCCGGGCGCGCAGGTGTTCGGGGGCGAACCGGTCGGGGTCGAACTCGTCGACCGGTGCCAGACCGTCTCCGCCCCAACG from Mycolicibacterium sp. MU0053 includes:
- a CDS encoding nucleotidyltransferase family protein yields the protein MSEPGSAVGILLAAGAGTRYGMPKVLADDGDWLRHGIAALTDGGCDEVLVVLGAAIVEVPPPARAVIAEDWSAGMSASVRAGLAAAAGRYAVLHVVDTPDVGADVVARLLAAARAGESGLARAVFDGRPGHPVVIARAHWPAVIACLHGDHGARDFLAARADVVAVECADLATGVDIDTR
- a CDS encoding RNA polymerase sigma factor SigF codes for the protein MTSSARRSSSRSSSEYADVLDMFRELAKLTPDSAQFRRKRDSIVERCLPLADHIARRFDGRGEPRDDLVQVARVGLVNAVIRFDVETGSDFVSFAVPTIMGEVRRHFRDNSWSVKVPRRLKELHLRLGTATAELSQRLGRAPTATELAAELEMDREEVIEGLVAGSSYNTLSIDSGGGGGDDDAPAIADSLGDLDATLDQIENRETLRPLLDSLPERERVVVVLRFFESMTQTQIAERVGVSQMHVSRLLARALGRLRDQLE
- a CDS encoding ATP-binding protein, translating into MSNAESAEPRVDSRSPRSPGAVEVRVAAQLESLAVLRTIIGAVSTFEDLDLDTVADLRLAVDEACTRLIRSAGPDASLVLVFDPRPNEVVVEVSTATTATDDILPSGSFSWHVLTSLTDEVRTFRDGADIEGTVPVFGIALTTRRVSPAR
- a CDS encoding restriction endonuclease; protein product: MLRIRVLKVAVVLAAAAAAGAHLAGVDPWWCVAIGAGSPLAAYAAPRFVRGTLAGLGTPGKRERPEEAMTGLEFEDYVARVARGCGVPVIMTPLSGDWGVDLIVGVRPNRIAIQCKRQSRPVGPGAVQEVVAGAPMQDCATTMVVSNQPFTPAAQRLAELHGTTLVGGSDLRHLRATIRRLTTLGARAD
- the lat gene encoding L-lysine 6-transaminase; its protein translation is MTAIIPECSDGGVGRVGSPHVREVLGRSILVDGMDMVLDLTRSRGSHLVDEHSGRTYLDMFTFFASAALGMNHPALADDVAFRAELAAVAVNKPSNSDIYTVPMARFVETFARVLGDPALPHLFFVDGGALAVENALKAAFDWKSRFNEARGIDAGLGTKVLHLRGAFHGRSGYTMSLTNTDPTKTARFPTFDWPRIDAPYLRPGADIVALEADALRQARAAFEAHPHDIACFIAEPIQGEGGDRHFRPQFFAAMRALCDEFDALLIFDEVQTGCGLTGTAWAYQQLGVRPDLVAFGKKTQVCGVMAGGRIDEIPDNVFRVSSRLNSTWGGNLVDMVRSRRILETIAAEGLFENAAVMGAHLLGRLQELADDRPDTVLDVRGRGLMCAFSLPSREQRDELLRRLWNRGVVMLGCGTDSVRFRPALTVGRQELDAAVAAVRAAL
- a CDS encoding Lrp/AsnC family transcriptional regulator; amino-acid sequence: MAADELDAIDRALLRELVADGRATLAHLASTAGLSVSAVQSRVRRLESRGVISGYTARVAPEALGKQLSAFVAITPLDPSEPDDAPARLQHLQEIESCHSVAGEDSYVLLVHVESARALEGLLQRIRTAANVKTRSTIILQTFYSDRHFISE
- a CDS encoding 2-oxoadipate dioxygenase/decarboxylase family protein produces the protein MYGAEVPAYTALVAVSAAVNADHAAWHPQARRLGSLDRVTAERHGAIRVGTPRELREVAVLFGAFGMYPVGFYDLREAAAPVPVISTAFRPVAPDELARNPFRVFTSMLATADVRFFDRDLQRRVQNFLDARALFDPELIAQARGIAADGHCPAETADKFVARAVSAFALSDDPIDKGWYDELSAVSAVAADIAGVRTTHINHLTPRVFDIDELYRRMSARGIEMIDAIQGPPATPGPAVLLRQTSFRALAEPRRFRHRDGTVRAGTLRVRFGEVEARGVALTPKGRERYDAAMAAPDPAAAWPQHFPGTDRELADQQLAYYVGGDPTKPVVYEDFLPASAAGIFRSNLDAETRLGAGSDDSEYSSAWLSGALHTELLDPYALYRKAATCP
- a CDS encoding aldehyde dehydrogenase family protein; translation: MSLKSPAIQLPGTAQLRARAGAALLALGADPARLGDVGAPGLPASTPITGELLFRVPETTRTDADAAIAQAARAFTGWRTTPAPVRGALVGRLGELLTEHKAALAELVTIEAGKITAEALGEVQEMIDVCQFAVGLSRQLYGKTIASERPGHRLLESWHPLGVVGVITAFNFPVAVWAWNTAVALVCGDTVVWKPSELTPLTAIACQSLIERAAAEVGAPPEVSWLLVGGRDLGEQLVDDPRIALLSATGSVRMGRAVGPRVAQRFGRSLLELGGNNAAVVTPAADLDLTVRGIVFAAAGTAGQRCTTLRRLIVHRTVADPLVERIATAYRSLTVGDPFAPETLVGPLIHETAYRDMRGALAQAEADGGAVLGGERHESPSECFYVGPALVRMPSQTEIVHEETFAPVLYVLTYDTLEEAIELNNAVPQGLSSAIFTTDLREAERFLAADGSDCGIANVNIGTSGAEIGGAFGGEKHTGGGRESGSDSWQAYMRRATNTINYSSELPLAQGVRFG